The genomic window TAACCGTAGAAAGGCTTATATAGTAGCAGTGCTTACCTTGGGTTAGTTACAGCATGACTCTCGAACAATTCACCCGCGAAGAGGGGCAGGTGGCCCGCCGATACGAGTACGAGGACGGTACGGTGATGGCCGTCGACTTCGGAACCGAGGAGACCGACGCCTCCGTCGACGTCGTCGACGGGACCGTTATCGTCGTCCTCGCGGACGATCAGTACGAAATCGAACTGCCCGAGAACGCCGACGACGCGCACACGTTTATGAAAAACGGCGTGCTCACTGTCGAACTGGAGGAGGAACTATGAAGCTCACCGTCAAACCACTGAAACAGAAAGACGCCGGCCGCGGACTCGCCGCGATCGACCGCGTCTCGATGAACGAACTCGACCTCGAGAACGGCGATTACATCGTCATCAAGGGGAAAGGAGACAGTCAGGCCGTCGCTCGCGTCTGGCCCGGCTACCCCGAAGACGAAGGACGCGGCATCGTCCGCATCGACGGTCGCCTGCGCCAGGAGGCCGATGTCGGGATCGACGACAACGTCACGATCGAGCCCGCAGACGTCAAGCCCGCCACGTCGGTCACCGTCGCGCTGCCCCAGAATCTCCGCATTCGCGGGGATATCGGCCCGCTCGTCCGCGACAAGCTGTCCGGACAGGCCGTCACCGAGGGCCAGACCGTACCGTTCTCGCTCTCGTTCGGTCCCATGGCCAGCTCCGGCCAGTCGGTGCCGCTGAAGATCGCGAGCACCTCGCCGTCGGGCACCGTCGTCATCACGGACTCGACGAGCATCGAGATCTCCGAGACGCCCGCCGAACAGGTCCAGTCCGGCGGCGGTGCGTCCGCCGAAGGCGTCCCGAACGTCGCCTACGAGGACATCGGCGGTCTGGACGACGAACTCGATCAGGTCCGCGAGATGATCGAGCTGCCGATGCGCCACCCCGAGCTGTTCCAGCAGCTGGGCATCGAGCCGCCGAAGGGCGTGCTCCTGCACGGCCCGCCGGGCACCGGGAAGACGCTGATGGCGAAAGCCGTCGCCAACGAGATCGACGCTCACTTCGAGACGATCTCCGGGCCGGAGATCATGTCGAAGTACTACGGCGAGTCCGAAGAGCAACTCCGCGAGGTCTTCGAGGAGGCCGAGGAGAACGCCCCCTCGATCATCTTCATCGACGAACTCGACTCCATCGCGGCAAAGCGCGAGGAGGCCGGCGGTGACGTCGAACGACGCGTCGTCGCCCAACTGCTCTCGCTGATGGACGGCCTCGAGGAACGGGGCCGCGTCACGGTCATCGCCGCGACCAACCGCGTCGACGCCATCGACCCCGCGCTCCGGCGCGGCGGTCGCTTCGACCGCGAGATCGAGATCGGCGTCCCCGACAAGGAGGGCCGCAAGGAGATCCTGCAGGTCCACACCCGCGGGATGCCCCTCGACGAGGGGATCGACCTCGATCAGTACGCCGAGAACACCCACGGCTTCGTCGGTGCCGACCTCGAGTCGCTCGCACGCGAAAGCGCGATGAACGCGCTCCGGCGCATCCGCCCCGAACTCGACCTCGAGTCCGAGGAGATCGACGCCGACGTGCTCGACTCACTCGAAGTCTCCGAACGCGACTTCAAGGAGGCGCTCAAGGGCATCCAGCCCTCGGCGATGCGCGAGGTCTTCGTCGAAGTCCCCGACGTCACGTGGAACGACGTCGGCGGCTTAGGCGACACCAAAGAGCAACTGCGCGAGACGATCCAGTGGCCGCTCGACTACCCCGAGGTGTTCGAGCAGATGGACATGCAGGCCGCCAAGGGCGTCCTCATGTACGGCCCGCCGGGCACCGGGAAGACCCTGCTCGCCAAGGCCGTCGCCAACGAGGCCCAGTCGAACTTCATCTCGATCAAGGGCCCCGAACTGCTGAACAAGTACGTCGGGGAGTCCGAGAAGGGCGTCCGCGAAGTCTTCGAGAAGGCGCGGTCGAACGCACCGACCGTGATCTTCTTCGACGAGATCGACTCGATCGCGGGCAAACGCGGCCAGCGGCAGGGCGACTCCGGCGTCGGCGAACGCGTCGTCTCCCAGCTCCTGACGGAACTGGACGGCCTCGAGGAACTCGAGGACGTCGTCGTGATCGCCACGACCAACCGGCCGGACCTGATCGACAGCGCCCTGCTCCGTCCCGGACGGCTCGACCGCCACGTCCACGTGCCGGTCCCCGACGAGGACGCGCGCAAGGCGATCTTCGACGTCCACACCCGCAACAAGCCCCTGGCCGAATCCGTCGACCTCGAGTGGCTGGCCAGTCGGACGGACGGCTACGTCGGTGCCGACATCGAAGCGGTCTGCCGCGAGGCGTCGATGGCCGCCAGCCGCGAGTTCATCAACTCGGTCGACCCCGAGGACATGGGCGACACCATCGGCAACGTTCGCATCAGCCGCGAACACTTCGAGACGGCGCTCGAGGAGGTCAACCCGAGCGTCACCCCCGAGACCCGCGAGCAGTACGAGGACCTCGAAGAGGAGTTCCAGCAGGCCGAGCCCGGACAGGACGAACAGCTCGGACGGACCTTCCAGTAAGGTCGCCGCCCGCTGTCACCACGCCCGGACCGCTGACCGGGTCGGAAACGTCTTCGCTCCCTATTCTTCGCAGGCTGTACACTCCGCGTTCGGATCGCGCGGCTCGACCGGATCGCCGGTTTCGAACTCGACCGTCGCCAGCCGCTCCTCGAGAACGTATCGAAACCAGACGATCAGGCCGTGGCCGCGTTCGCTGGCCCAGATCCCGGTCTCCGCGGTTTCCCGCGGGACGATCCCCTCCGTCAGCGCGCTCAACACGACCGTCTCCCGATCGACCAGCAGGAGACGGCCTAGCGACCGATCCGCCGGCCCCTGCGAATCGAACGCGAAGTCGGTGACGGAGACGCGAGCCGTCGGGACGGCCTCTCGAACGGTACCCCGGGCCGATGTCGACGGCACCTCGACGAACACCGCGACGCCTCGGTCGTGCGCTGCGGCGAGTCGCTCGAGGAGGGCGGGCTCGAGCAGGTCCGCGTCCGCCGCGAGCAGGTAGATCTCGCTCGTCGCGTCCTCGACGGCCGCGGCCGTCCGATTGCACAGGTCCTGATGGCCGGCGACCTTCCAGACACCGTCGTCGTCGGTCGTCCGCCGCTCGAGTTCACGGAGGTTCGTCGTCGCGGTCTCGAGGTGGTCGCGGTACTCCTGTCGGAGCCGTTTCCGGGCGACGTCCACGGAGACGACGGCATATCTTCGCGGGTCGGACTCTTGGATGTCGACGAGGCCGAGGCGGTGTAACTGGTCGACGACATCGTAGACGCGCGACTGGGGAACGTCGGCGACCTGACTGATTTCCTTCGCCGTTCCCTCAGAGAGCTGCGTCAGCGCCACGAAGCACCGGGCCTCGTAGGTGCGAAGCCCCAGCTCCTCCAGTGCTTCGATGGCATCGGCTTCAGACATGGGTGAACCGACCGCTCGTTGAGGGAGCCATAGTGTGGGGGTAATCGGTGCGAAATACGGAAAAGGTATTCCACTTCTTCAGTCCGGTAAAATCGGGACGTGCGCCCGGCGAACGGGGAGTAGTATCCCCTTACTCGAATCGGCGGACTGCGCGTGTCACGACCGGCGTGACACCACTGGTACGTCGATCGAACTCTCCTATTCAAGCCAAAGCTTCGTAGTGAATGATCAGCTACCACTGGTAATGGTCGGACAACCGATCGACCGGGGCGGGGGAATCGACGATCGACGAGAGAGATGCAGGAGGGCGAGCGGATAATGCCCGGACCCGATCGCGATCCCTCGGACGAGCGACCGATCCTCGTTGAACGGTCCCACGACGAAACGACGCCGGCCAGCATCGCCGTCGTCTACGCAATTTCTGCCGCGCTCGATACCGATCCGATCGAATGTACGACCGAGCACGGATTCACGCTGTACGACCACGTCGATCCCGAGGCCCTCGACGCGCTCATGGACGAGAATCGGCAGGACGCGGGCGTTACCGTCGAACTATCTCTGAACGAGTACCTGCTCCGCGTTTCCGACCGCGGTTGCGTTCGCGTTCTGGGCCCGACCGATTCCGAGGGGGAATCGAACGGGTAACGGACGGGAACGGAACGCGGGCTGCTCCCCGTCAGTGGGCGATGTCCGCCGGCTCGAGGTCCGCGAGGACACCGTCGGCGTGGCCGTCCGGCGAGACGCCCTCGTAGACCGCCTCGATCCGGCCGTCCGGACCGACGACGTAGGTGTTCCGGAAGACGCCGTCGAAGGTGTTCCCGAACAGCTGCTTCTCGCCGTAGGACTCGTAGAGCGTCGCGACTTCGCCGAACTCGTCGGAGAGGAGATCGAACGCGAGGTCGTAGTCGTCGGCGAAGTCGGCGATGTCGTCGACGGGATCGTCGCTGATACCGACGACGGAAACGTCGCGGTCCTCGAACTGCGACAGCGCGTCGTTGAACCCGCAAGCTTCGGTGGTACAGCCCTCCGTGTTGGCGCGAGGATAGAAGTAAACGACGAGCCGCTTCCCCTCGAAATCGGAGCGGCTGACCGTCTCTCCGTGTTGGTTTAGCAGTTCGAACTCCGGCGCTTCGTCGCCGACATCGAGCATGGATGCGAGTTAGTGACCGCTACCGTATACGTTGCGATTTCACGCGGCTCCGCGTCCGAGGGACACAGTTCGAGAACGGAAACCGAGCGGGGTTGAGAAAACGGCGAGTAGGTCGAGGCCGACTCACTCGAGCCGTTCGGCGGCCTCCCGTTCGACGAGGGGAGCCGCGTTTTGCTCCGGAAGAGTGACGATGTCGTCGCTCGTCAGCGTGTACTCGCGGTCGTCGACGCCGAGAATCGAGCCGATGTCGCTGGTGATCCGAACCGTCGTCCGATCGACATCGGCGGTTGCACCGGCGTCCTGCTCGCCGGCCGCTGGATCCGCGTCGGGGTTCGGCGGGACCGGGTCGGAGTCCGGCCCAGCGGCCCCGTCGGGTACACTGTCGCCCTGTGAGTCGCCAGAGCCGTCCGGTGGACCGTTCGCCGGATCGGCCGGCTCGCTCCCGTCGACGGCGTCCGCCTCCGGCGCGTCCGCCGACGGCCCCTCTCCGCCCATCACGTCGGCGGGGGAGACGGCGCTCGAGCCGTCCGCCCCCGGTTTCCCGCCCGCTTCGGGGGCTCCGGCCCCCACCGGTTCCTCGGGCGGTGCCGGCGGAGTCTCGTCCCCGGCCGCGCCGGACGGTGACGGGTCGTCGGGACGGGATTCGCGGGCGCCGGGTCCACCGGCCGCGGCGTCGGACCCCGCGTCGGGGTCGGTGGCCGCGCCCTCGACGCCCTCGAGGACGT from Natrinema versiforme includes these protein-coding regions:
- a CDS encoding Hsp20/alpha crystallin family protein, with the protein product MTLEQFTREEGQVARRYEYEDGTVMAVDFGTEETDASVDVVDGTVIVVLADDQYEIELPENADDAHTFMKNGVLTVELEEEL
- a CDS encoding CDC48 family AAA ATPase, which encodes MKLTVKPLKQKDAGRGLAAIDRVSMNELDLENGDYIVIKGKGDSQAVARVWPGYPEDEGRGIVRIDGRLRQEADVGIDDNVTIEPADVKPATSVTVALPQNLRIRGDIGPLVRDKLSGQAVTEGQTVPFSLSFGPMASSGQSVPLKIASTSPSGTVVITDSTSIEISETPAEQVQSGGGASAEGVPNVAYEDIGGLDDELDQVREMIELPMRHPELFQQLGIEPPKGVLLHGPPGTGKTLMAKAVANEIDAHFETISGPEIMSKYYGESEEQLREVFEEAEENAPSIIFIDELDSIAAKREEAGGDVERRVVAQLLSLMDGLEERGRVTVIAATNRVDAIDPALRRGGRFDREIEIGVPDKEGRKEILQVHTRGMPLDEGIDLDQYAENTHGFVGADLESLARESAMNALRRIRPELDLESEEIDADVLDSLEVSERDFKEALKGIQPSAMREVFVEVPDVTWNDVGGLGDTKEQLRETIQWPLDYPEVFEQMDMQAAKGVLMYGPPGTGKTLLAKAVANEAQSNFISIKGPELLNKYVGESEKGVREVFEKARSNAPTVIFFDEIDSIAGKRGQRQGDSGVGERVVSQLLTELDGLEELEDVVVIATTNRPDLIDSALLRPGRLDRHVHVPVPDEDARKAIFDVHTRNKPLAESVDLEWLASRTDGYVGADIEAVCREASMAASREFINSVDPEDMGDTIGNVRISREHFETALEEVNPSVTPETREQYEDLEEEFQQAEPGQDEQLGRTFQ
- a CDS encoding TrmB family transcriptional regulator; the protein is MSEADAIEALEELGLRTYEARCFVALTQLSEGTAKEISQVADVPQSRVYDVVDQLHRLGLVDIQESDPRRYAVVSVDVARKRLRQEYRDHLETATTNLRELERRTTDDDGVWKVAGHQDLCNRTAAAVEDATSEIYLLAADADLLEPALLERLAAAHDRGVAVFVEVPSTSARGTVREAVPTARVSVTDFAFDSQGPADRSLGRLLLVDRETVVLSALTEGIVPRETAETGIWASERGHGLIVWFRYVLEERLATVEFETGDPVEPRDPNAECTACEE
- a CDS encoding HalOD1 output domain-containing protein, whose product is MPGPDRDPSDERPILVERSHDETTPASIAVVYAISAALDTDPIECTTEHGFTLYDHVDPEALDALMDENRQDAGVTVELSLNEYLLRVSDRGCVRVLGPTDSEGESNG
- the bcp gene encoding thioredoxin-dependent thiol peroxidase gives rise to the protein MLDVGDEAPEFELLNQHGETVSRSDFEGKRLVVYFYPRANTEGCTTEACGFNDALSQFEDRDVSVVGISDDPVDDIADFADDYDLAFDLLSDEFGEVATLYESYGEKQLFGNTFDGVFRNTYVVGPDGRIEAVYEGVSPDGHADGVLADLEPADIAH